The Manis javanica isolate MJ-LG chromosome 6, MJ_LKY, whole genome shotgun sequence genome contains a region encoding:
- the LOC140849960 gene encoding putative spermatogenesis-associated protein 31C2 — protein sequence MGPRCPPLPGRLGAPGPVCFWLQLGPPVFFSHQSRTPDRSHDHRSHQDTPGENKPQSLIQTEIRHPERPTLQKQLERQRALSSGVKRPQEVCSVPTSTRPEDSRVAAMLPENLPIRPEMQKVLEQHLQEQFIRPPWELPGKIRKTLEQVRLQGELPATSQTQEPHRPSRTVTFPRESNPDSQKVGLWHSQDLGRGPRGFTVCVPEDLSRDSGSPLLRLQVVSSEESESDLSLPSHDLLGELDKSVENIPKRHPRRTLRKTGEGLSLMSGHTSRLADSFAFPNLDTHSETGNQGVLKGWKPRMNTCHGTPFLERDTRQMLEAHTTRFRAKHRWRVLFKVLKTVNIFNLKKALPLPILHLTSSPPGTCVSGMPAIVKFPDFVRKPHQAFAEEMVETGESASTMGRTPLTPPHVCVEKVWGGSPFSDDHRRPKSCPTGQESRPPIQRRPLSAMGRIWPNGTGEQAERGGPELCPCSAKARDELRKDSGSRSSQDPCRNVTVLEVSSTSRSLRAAEAWEATGFPALQPPSRVSLQTKPQTLNVHTRISEAPGSSQSPHMYRKSVTLCPVQPFPTTDAVSELKPQVKVQSASHLTDCPQHTLLIRGHVASRAPLCHPQRGPTGKHREGSGALGPRQAVTTGQPARVRGAVHPAGKRCPQCPPGEEWRPPESSFGGRLRLFFHKKFHHKNNEHQDTLRKSKLSSATAQSQGSRPRRSILKNVDPEAKELMRAVGQTLDEKRAVLRGLHSTKLSKHQQEFQAPVRGCCHFRGQFQAPVCGFYHSHGQFQAPVCVCCHSHGQFQAPVHGGCHSHGQF from the exons ATGGGCCCCAGATGCCCACCTCTGCCTGGCCGCCTTGGCGCTCCTGGCCCCGTCTGCTTCTGGCTGCAGCTTGGGCCTCCTGTCTTCTTCAGCCACCAGAGCAGGACCCCTGACAGAAGCCACGATCATCGATCACATCAGGACACCCCTGGTGAG AATAAGCCACAATCTCTCATCCAGACTGAGATTCGACACCCAGAACGGCCCACATTGCAGAAGCAACTAGAAAGACAGCGGGCTCTATCCTCTGGAGTCAAAAGGCCTCAGGAAGTCTGCAGTGTCCCTACTTCCACCCGTCCTGAGGACAGCAGGGTGGCTGCGATGCTTCCTGAGAATTTGCCCATCAGGCCTGAGATGCAGAAGGTACTGGAGCAGCACCTACAAGAGCAGTTCATTCGCCCCCCATGGGAGCTGCCTGGCAAGATCCGGAAGACTCTGGAACAAGTTCGGCTCCAGGGTGAGTTACCAGCCACAAGTCAGACACAGGAGCCTCACCGACCCTCACGGACCGTCACGTTCCCTCGTGAAAGCAACCCGGATTCCCAGAAGGTGGGACTATGGCACAGCCAAGACCTGGGCAGAGGCCCAAGGGGCTTCACGGTGTGTGTCCCAGAAGATCTCTCCAGGGACTCAGGAAGCCCCCTATTGAGGTTGCAAGTGGTGAGCTCAGAGGAGTCAGAAAGTGACTTGAGTCTCCCGAGTCACGATTTACTAGGGGAATTAGATAAGAGTGTAGAAAACATCCCGAAAAGACACCCAAGAAGGACATTGAGGAAGACCGGTGAAGGTCTGAGCTTGATGAGTGGGCACACATCCCGGCTTGCTGACAGCTTTGCTTTTCCGAACTTGGACACACACTCAGAAACCGGGAATCAAGGAGTCTTAAAGGGCTGGAAACCCCGTATGAACACCTGCCACGGGACCCCCTTCCTTGAGCGGGACACACGACAGATGCTGGAAGCACATACCACAAGGTTCCGGGCGAAGCACAGGTGGCGGGTACTCTTTAAGGTCCTGAAGACCGTAAATATCTTCAACCTCAAAAAGGCTCTACCCTTGCCCATTCTGCACTTGACCTCATCACCCCCAGGCACCTGTGTGTCTGGCATGCCTGCGATAGTCAAGTTTCCTGACTTTGTGAGAAAACCCCATCAGGCCTTTGCAGAAGAGATGGTGGAAACAGGGGAGTCAGCTTCCACCATGGGGAGGACTCCCCTCACTCCCCCACATGTGTGTGTGGAAAAGGTCTGGGGAGGAAGCCCATTCAGTGATGACCACAGGCGGCCCAAATCTTGTCCGACTGGGCAGGAGAGCAGGCCGCCTATTCAGCGTCGGCCACTCAGCGCCATGGGCAGAATCTGGCCTAATGGGACTGGGGAGCAGGCCGAGAGGGGCGGCCCAGAGCTGTGTCCCTGTTCAGCTAAGGCCAGGGATGAGCTGAGAAAGGACAGTGGGAGCCGGTCCTCACAGGACCCCTGCAGGAACGTGACAGTACTGGAGGTGAGCTCAACATCACGGTCTTTGAGGGCCGCAGAGGCGTGGGAGGCCACAGGGTTCCCAGCTCTCCAGCCACCATCTAGAGTCAGCTTGCAAACAAAACCGCAGACTTTAAACGTGCATACAAGGATTTCAGAAGCTCCAGGGAGCAGTCAAAGTCCCCACATGTATAGAAAGTCTGTTACCCTGTGCCCAGTACAACCGTTTCCCACCACAGACGCTGTGAGTGAGCTGAAGCCCCAGGTGAAGGTACAGTCGGCGAGCCATCTAACAGACTGTCCCCAACATACACTGCTCATCAGAGGCCACGTGGCTTCTCGGGCACCCCTGTGCCATCCCCAGAGAGGGCCTACGGGAAAGCACAGAGAGGGGTCTGGAGCACTGGGCCCACGTCAGGCTGTGACTACGGGCCAGCCTGCCCGGGTCCGGGGAGCAGTACACCCTGCTGGGAAGAGATGCCCCCAGTGCCCACCAGGGGAGGAATGGAGGCCTCCAGAAAGCTCCTTTGGAGGAAGGTTGAGGCTCTTCTTCCATAAGAAGTTTCACCATAAAAACAACGAACATCAGGATACTCTGCGCAAATCTAAACTCTCATCAGCCACCGCCCAGAGCCAGGGATCACGCCCAAGAAGATCAATTTTGAAGAACGTGGATCCTGAGGCTAAGGAGCTGATGAGAGCAGTTGGACAGACTTTAGATGAGAAAAGGGCAGTTCTCCGTGGACTTCACTCCACAAAGTTAAGTAAACATCAACAGGAATTCCAAGCCCCAGTACGTGGGTGTTGCCACTTCCGTGGGCAATTCCAAGCCCCAGTCTGTGGGTTTTACCACTCACATGGGCAATTTCAGGCCCCAGTCTGTGTGTGTTGCCACTCCCATGGGCAATTCCAAGCCCCAGTACATGGGGGTTGCCACTCCCATGGGCAATTCTAA